The following are encoded in a window of Poecile atricapillus isolate bPoeAtr1 chromosome 21, bPoeAtr1.hap1, whole genome shotgun sequence genomic DNA:
- the SDF2 gene encoding stromal cell-derived factor 2, with product MEAAAAAAAASAGGGAGEPRPPGGRSGRASASCGMEAARRPPLLLPLLLPLLAALGATGRGGPGPVTCGSVVKLLNVRHNVRLHSHDVRYGSGSGQQSVTGVSAADDGNSYWRVRGRTAAVCQRGTPVRCGQAIRLTHLGTGRNLHSHRFTSPLSGNQEVSAFGEAGEGDYLDDWTVVCSGTYWVRDDEVRFQHTSTDVFLSVTGEQYGRPIHGQKEVHGMATSSQNNYWKVMEGIFMQPSEALQMEQYHAEL from the exons AtggaggcggcggcggcagcggcggcggcgagCGCGGGGGGCGGAGCGGGCGAGCCGCGACCTCCcggcgggcggagcggccgcgCTTCCGCTTCCTGCGGGATGGAGGCGGCGCGGCGGCCGCCGCTGCTgctcccgctgctgctgccgctgctggcGGCGCTGGGCGCGACGGGGCGCGGTGGCCCCGGGCCCGTCACCTGCGGCTCCGTGGTGAAGCTGCTCAATGTGCGGCACAACGTGCGGCTGCACTCGCACGATGTGCGCTACGGCTCCG GCAGTGGGCAGCAGTCGGTGACCGGGGTGTCGGCGGCGGATGACGGGAACAGCTACTGGCGGGTGCGGGGCCGCACGGCCGCCGTGTGCCAGCGGGGCACGCCGGTGCGCTGCGGGCAGGCCATCCGCCTCACGCACCTGGGCACCGGCCGCAACCTGCACAGCCACCGCTTCACCTCGCCGCTCTCCGGGAACCAG GAGGTGAGTGCATTCGGGGAGGCCGGCGAGGGTGACTACCTGGATGACTGGACAGTGGTGTGCAGTGGGACCTACTGGGTGCGGGACGACGAGGTGCGATTCCAGCACACCTCCACCGACGTCTTCCTCTCGGTGACCGGGGAGCAGTACGGGCGGCCCATCCACGGGCAGAAGGAGGTGCACGGCATGGCCACCTCCAGCCAGAATAACTACTGGAAGGTGATGGAGGGCATCTTCATGCAGCCCAGCGAGGCCCTCCAAATGGAGCAGTACCACGCCGAGTTGTGA
- the SUPT6H gene encoding transcription elongation factor SPT6 — MSDFVESEAEESEEEYNQDGEVVPRVTKKFVEEDEDDEEEEELNLDDQDEQGNLKGFINDDDDEEEEEEASDSGDSEDDVGHKKRKRTFDDRLEDDDFDLIEENLGVKVKRQKFRRVRKMSDDEDDEAEDYGKEEHEKEAIAEEIFQDGEGEEGGEAVEAPVAPQEEEEEEEEDESDIDDFIVDDDGQPLKKPKWRKKLPGYTDAALQEAQEIFGVDFDYDEFEKYNEYDEEMEEEYEYEDEETEGETRVRPKKTTKKRVSRRSIFEMYEPSELESSHLTDQDNEIRMTDMPERFQLRSIPVKSAEDDELEEEADWIYRNAFATPTISLQESSDYLDRGQASNFSRKGPSTIQKIKEALNFMRNQHFEVPFIAFYRKEYVEPELHINDLWRVWQWDEKWTQLKIRKQNLTRLFEKMQAYQYEQISADPDKPLADGIRALDTTDMERLKDVQSMDELKDVYNHFLLYYGRDIPKMQNAAKAARKKQKRIREDGEEEEGEGEDAEDDEQKGPELKQASRRDMYTICQAAGLDGLAKKFGLTPEQFGENLRDSYQRHETEQFPAEPLELAKDYVCSQFPSPEAVLEGARYMVALQIAREPLVRQVLRQTFQERAKINISPTKKGKKDIDEAHYAYSFKYMKNKPVKELRDDQFLKMSLAEDEALLVIDISIDMKGVEGYGSDQTYFEEIKQFYYRDEFSHQVQEWNRQRTMAIERSLNQFLYVQMAKELKNKLLVEAKEYVLKACSRKLYNWLKVAAYRPDQQVEEDDDFMDENQGKGIRVLGIAFSSARDHPVFCALVNGEGEVTDFLRLPHFTKRRNAWREEEREKKAQDIETLKKFLLNKKPHVVTIAGENRDAQMLMEDVKRIVHELDQGQQLSSIGVELVDNELAILYMNSKKSENEFRDYPPLLRQAVSLARRIQDPLIEFAQVCSSDEDILCLKLHPLQEHVVKEDLLNALYCEFINRVNEVGVDVNRAIAHPHSQALLQYVCGLGPRKGTHLLKILKQNNTRLENRTQLVTMCHMGPKVFINCAGFIKIDTASLGDSTDSYIEVLDGSRVHPETYEWARKMAVDALEYDESAEDANPAGALEEILENPERLKDLDLDAFAEELERQGYGDKHITLYDIRAELSCRYKDLRTPYRSPNTEEVFNMLTKETPETFYIGKMIICNVTGIAHRRPQGESYDQAIRNDETGLWQCPFCQQDNFPELSEVWNHFDSGSCPGQAIGVKTRLDNGVAGFIPTKFLSDKVVKRPEERVKVGMTVHCRIMKIDIEKFSADLTCRTSDLMDKNNEWKLPKDTYYDFDSEAADHKQEEDMKRKQQRTTYIKRVIAHPSFHNISFKQAEKMMETMDQGDVIIRPSSKGENHLTVTWKVNDGIYQHVDVREEGKENAFSLGSMLWINTEEFEDLDEIVARYVQPMASFARDLLNHKYYQDCNGGDKKKLEELLIKTKKEKPTFIPYFISACKDLPGKFLLGYQPRGKPRIEYVTVTPEGFRYRGQVFPTVNGLFRWFKDHYQDPVPGITPSSSSRTRTPASINATPANINLADLTRAVNALPQNMTSQMFSAIAAVTGQGQNPNATPAQWGSSQYGYGGSGGGSSAYHVFTTPAQQPVATPLMTPSYSYTTPSQPITTPQYQLQANTTPQSAQSQAQSQPSSSSRQRQQPKTNSHAAIDWGKMAEQWLQEKEAERRKQKQRLTPRPSPSPMIESTPMSIAGDATPLLDEMDR, encoded by the exons ATGTCTGATTTTGTGGAGAGTGAAGCAGAGGAGTCAGAGGAGGAGTACAACCAGGATGGGGAGGTTGTACCCAGAGTAACCAAGAAGTTTGTagaggaagatgaggatg atgaggaggaggaggagctgaaCCTCGATGATCAGGATGAGCAGGGAAACCTGAAAGGATTCattaatgatgatgatgatgaggaagaggaggaggaagccaGTGACTCTGGGGACTCCGAGGATGATGTTGGCCACAAAAAGAGAAAGCGCA CTTTCGATGACCGCCTGGAGGATGATGACTTTGACCTCATTGAAGAAAACTTGGGCGTTAAAGTCAAAAGA CAAAAATTCAGGCGTGTGCGAAAAATGtctgatgatgaggatgatgaagcaGAAGATTATGGAAAGGAAGAACATGAGAAGGAAGCCATTGCTGAAGAAATCTTTCAGGATGGTGAAGGCGAGGAAGGAGGGGAAGCTGTGGAAGCTCCTGTTGCTCcacaggaagaggaagaggaggaggaggaagatgaatCTG ATATTGATGACTTCATTGTGGATGATGATGGACAACCTCTGAAGAAGCCAAAATGGAGAAAGAAGCTTCCAGGATACACAGATGC tgccttgcaggAAGCCCAGGAAATCTTTGGTGTGGACTTTGACTATGATGAGTTTGAGAAGTACAATGAGTACGACgaggagatggaggaggagtATGAATACGAGGATGAGGAAACCGAAGGGGAGACCCGCGTGCGGCCCAAGAAGACGACCAAGAAACGCGTCAGTCGCCGCAGCATCTTCGAGATGTACGAGCCCAGTGAGCTGGAGAGCAGCCACCTCACAGACCAGGACAACGAGATCCGCATGACAGACATGCCTGAGAGGTTCCAG CTGAGATCCATCCCAGTGAAGAGTGCTGAAGATGATGAGCTGGAGGAGGAAGCTGACTGGATTTATAGGAATGCATTTGCAACGCCCACCATCTCCTTGCAG GAAAGTTCCGATTACCTTGACCGGGGACAGGCCAGCAACTTCAGCCGCAAGGGGCCCAGCACAATCCAGAAGATTAAAGAAGCCCTGAATTTCATGAGAAATCAGCATTTTGAG GTCCCGTTCATCGCCTTCTACAGAAAGGAGTACGTGGAGCCAGAGCTGCACATCAATGACCTGTGGAGAGTCTGGCAGTGGGATGAGAAG TGGACGCAGCTGAAGATCCGCAAGCAGAACCTGACACGACTGTTTGAGAAGATGCAGGCCTACCAGTATGAGCAAATCTCTGCTGACCCAGACAAGCCCTTGGCTGATGGAATAAGGGCCCTGGATACTACTGACATGGAGAG GCTGAAGGATGTGCAGTCCATGGATGAGCTGAAGGACGTGTACAATCACTTCCTGCTGTACTATGGGAGAGACATCCCCAAGATGCAGAATGCTGCCAAGGCTGCTCGCAAAAAGCAAAAGCGTATCCGGGAGGATGGTGAAGAAGAGGAAG GTGAAGGGGAGGATGCAGAGGATGATGAGCAGAAGGGGCCTGAGCTGAAGCAGGCTTCCCGCAGGGATATGTACACCATCTGccaggcagctgggctgg aTGGCTTGGCCAAAAAATTTGGTCTGACACCTGAGCAGTTTGGAGAGAATCTCCGAGACAGTTACCAGCGTCACGAAACAGAGCagttccctgcagagcccctggAGCTGGCCAAGGATTATGTGTGCAG TCAATTCCCAAGCCCGGAAGCAGTGCTGGAAGGAGCTCGGTACATGGTGGCTTTGCAGATCGCCAGGGAGCCCTTGGTCAGACAGGTCCTGAGACAGACTTTTCAAGAACGAGCTAAAATCAACATTTCACCAACGAAAAAGGGGAAGAAG gATATTGATGAAGCCCACTATGCCTATTCCTTTAAATACATGAAGAACAAGCCTGTGAAGGAGCTGAGAGATGACCAGTTCCTGAAAATGAGCCTGGCAGAGGATGAGGCACTGCTGGTCATAGATATCAGCATTGACATGAAAGGAGTGGAGGG TTATGGCAGCGACCAGACATACTTTGAGGAAATCAAGCAGTTCTATTACCGGGATGAGTTCAGTCACCAGGTGCAGGAGTGGAATCGGCAGCGCACCATGGCCATCGAGCGTTCCCTCAACCAGTTCCTCTACGTGCAGATGGCCAAAGAATTAAAGAACAAGCTCTTAGTGGAGGCCAAGGAATATGTCCTGAAG GCTTGCAGCCGCAAACTGTACAACTGGCTAAAGGTTGCTGCATACAGGCCGGATCAGCAAGTGGAGGAAGACGATGATTTCATGGATGAAAACCAAGGGAAGGGGATCCGGGTGCTGGGCATTGCATTTTCATCAGCCAG GGACCACCCCGTGTTTTGTGCCCTTGTTAATGGAGAGGGTGAGGTGACAGATTTCCTCCGATTGCCACATTTCACAAAGAGAAGGAATGCCTGGCgtgaggaggagagggaaaagaag GCCCAGGATATTGAAACATtgaaaaaattcctcctgaaCAAGAAGCCTCACGTGGTGACAATCGCAGGCGAGAACAG ggatgctcagatGCTGATGGAGGATGTAAAGAGAATTGTTCATGAGCTGGACCAAGGGCAGCAGCTGTCCTCGATCGGAGTGGAGCTGGTGGACAATGAACTGGCCATCCTCTACATGAACAGCAAGAAGTCTGAG AATGAATTCCGGGATTACCCCCCTCTGCTGCGTCAGGCTGTGTCCCTTGCTCGCCGCATCCAGGACCCCCTCATAGAGTTTGCCCAGGTCTGCAGCTCTGATGAGGATATTCTCTGCCTGAAACTCCACCCTCTGCAG GAGCACGTGGTGAAGGAGGACCTGCTGAATGCGCTGTACTGCGAATTCATCAACCGTGTGAACGAGGTGGGGGTGGATGTGAACAGGGCCATTGCTCACCCCCACAGCCAGGCTTTGTTGCAGTATGTGTGTGGCCTGGGACCACGCAAAGGCACGCACCTGCTGAAG atcttaaaacaaaacaacacccGTCTGGAGAACAGGACCCAGCTGGTTACGATGTGTCACATGGGACCCAAAGTGTTTATCAACTGTGCTGGCTTCATCAAAATTGACACAGCATCACTGGGTGATAG CACTGATTCCTACATTGAAGTTCTAGATGGCTCTAGGGTCCATCCCGAAACCTATGAATGGGCAAGGAAAATGGCAGTGGATGCCCTGGAATACGATGAGTCAGCTGAGGATGCAaatcctgcaggagctctggaggAGATCCTGGAAAACCCCGAGCGCCTGAAAGACCTGGATCTTGATGCCTTTGCTGAAGAACTGGAAAGACAG GGCTATGGTGACAAGCACATCACTTTGTATGACATTCGAGCTGAGCTAAGCTGCAGATACAAGGACCTGAGAACTCCCTACCGTTCTCCCAACACAGAGGAGGTCTTCAATATGCTGACCAAAGAAACTCCAGAGACATTTTACATAG GTAAAATGATCATCTGCAATGTGACTGGCATTGCCCACAGGCGCCCACAGGGAGAGAGCTACGACCAGGCAATCCGGAATGATGAAACTGGCCTTTGGCAGTGCCCTTTCTGCCAGCAGGACAACTTCCCAGAGCTCAGTGAG GTTTGGAACCATTTTGACAGCGGTTCCTGCCCAGGTCAGGCCATTGGAGTGAAGACACGTCTGGATAATGGTGTTGCTGGCTTCATCCCAACAAAATTTCTTAGTGACAAGGTGGTCAAGAGGCCAGAAGAAAGGGTGAAG GTGGGAATGACCGTCCACTGCCGCATCATGAAGATTGACATTGAGAAATTCAGTGCAGACCTGACCTGCAGGACCTCAGACCTGATGGACAAGAACAATGAGTGGAAACTGCCCAAAGACACCTACTACGACTTTGACTCTGAGGCAGCAGATCACAAACAGGAAGAGGACatgaagagaaagcagcagaggaCAA CCTACATCAAGAGGGTAATTGCTCACCCATCATTCCACAACATCAGCTTCAAGCAAGCAGAGAAGATGATGGAGACCATGGACCAAGGGGATGTGATTATTCGGCCAAGCAGCAAAGGGGAGAACCATCTGACTGTCACCTGGAAGGTCAACGATGGCATTTACCAGCACGTGGATGTCCGAGAGGAGGGCAAGGAGAATGCCTTCAGCCTGGGCTCCATGCTCTGGATTAACACAGAG GAGTTTGAAGACCTGGATGAAATTGTTGCTCGTTATGTCCAGCCAATGGCTTCTTTTGCCAGAGACCTGTTGAACCACAAGTACTATCAGGACTGCAATGGTGGAGACAAGAAG AAGCTGGAAGAGCTGCTGATTAAGACCAAGAAAGAGAAGCCAACATTTATTCCATACTTTATTAGTGCCTGTAAAGATCTACCTGGTAAATTCCTCTTGGGATATCAGCCTCGAGGCAAACCAAG gaTAGAGTatgtgacagtgacaccagaGGGATTCCGCTACCGGGGCCAAGTCTTCCCTACTGTGAATGGACTTTTCCGATGGTTTAAGGATCATTATCAGGACCCTGTTCCAG GTATTACCCCCAGCAGTAGCAGTCGGACCAGGACTCCAGCCTCCATCAATGCTACTCCAGCTAACATCAACCTGGCAG ACCTGACACGTGCAGTGAACGCTCTGCCACAGAACATGACCTCCCAGATGTTCAGTGCCATCGCTGCTGTGACAGGCCAGGGACAGAACCCAAATGCCACCCCAGCACAGTGGGGCTCCAGCCAGTATGGCTACGGGGGCAGCGGAGGCGGCAGCAGTGCGTACCAC GTCTTCAcaactccagcacagcagccgGTGGCCACCCCTCTGATGACCCCCAGCTACTCGTACACTACTCCCAGCCAGCCCATCACCACACCCCAGTACCAGCTCCAGGCCAACACCACACCCCAGTCCGCCCAGTCTCAGGCACAGTCGCAGCCGTCatccagctccaggcagaggcagcagccaaA GACCAACAGCCACGCTGCCATCGACTGGGGCAAGATGGCCgagcagtggctgcaggagaaggaggcTGAGCGGAGGAAACAGAAGCAGAGGTTGACCCCTCgaccctctcccagccccatgATCGAGAGCACGCCCATGTCCATCGCTGGGGATGCCACTCCTCTCCTGGATGAGATGGATCGATAG